In Rhodobacter sp. 24-YEA-8, the following are encoded in one genomic region:
- a CDS encoding UDP-N-acetylmuramoyl-L-alanyl-D-glutamate--2,6-diaminopimelate ligase, translating to MAGEKRLSGLGLKARQSRDPVLTGITADSRAVKPGFLFAALPGSLRHGADFIATALEKGAAAILTDPMGAVIGTEVIGLKEVALVVVDEPREALARASALWSGAQPAVMAAVTGTNGKTSVATFTRQIWQALGKPAINIGTTGVEGDWQAPSAHTTPDPVTLHAMLADAAADGITHAVMEASSHGLDQRRLEGVRLKAAGFTNLTQDHLDYHHTMEAYFTAKAGLFTRLLPDDAVAVINLDGAYGPEMAELAEARGLPVLRVGRGETGPLPDLQIKAIRPDATGQELRLLWQGKPFQARLGLTGSFQAENVALAAGLVIACGEKPDRVMEALPGLKGVRGRMELAATRRNGAPVYVDYAHTPDAIATALRGLRPHVMGRLIVVFGAGGDRDRTKRPLMGEAAQANADILFVTDDNPRSEEPAAIRAEIMAACPEANEVGDRAEAILRAVDALLPGDALLIAGKGHETGQIIKGEVYPFDDVEQASVATAALDGLI from the coding sequence ATGGCGGGTGAAAAGCGGCTCTCGGGGCTTGGGCTGAAGGCAAGACAAAGCAGGGATCCGGTCCTGACCGGGATCACGGCCGACAGCCGGGCGGTAAAGCCCGGCTTCCTCTTTGCGGCACTGCCCGGAAGCCTGCGCCATGGCGCAGATTTCATCGCAACCGCGCTGGAAAAGGGCGCAGCCGCGATCCTCACCGATCCGATGGGCGCGGTGATCGGGACCGAAGTGATCGGGCTGAAAGAGGTGGCGCTGGTCGTGGTGGACGAGCCGCGCGAGGCCCTCGCGCGCGCAAGCGCCCTCTGGTCGGGCGCCCAGCCTGCCGTGATGGCGGCGGTCACCGGCACCAATGGGAAGACCAGCGTTGCCACCTTTACGCGCCAGATCTGGCAGGCGCTTGGCAAGCCTGCGATCAATATCGGCACGACCGGGGTGGAGGGCGACTGGCAGGCACCATCCGCCCATACCACCCCCGACCCGGTGACCCTGCATGCCATGCTGGCAGATGCGGCGGCAGACGGCATCACCCATGCCGTGATGGAGGCCTCCTCGCACGGGCTCGACCAGCGCCGCCTCGAAGGCGTGCGCCTGAAAGCCGCGGGCTTCACCAATCTGACCCAGGACCATCTCGACTATCACCACACGATGGAGGCCTATTTCACCGCGAAAGCCGGCCTCTTCACCCGGCTTCTTCCCGATGACGCGGTGGCGGTGATCAATCTCGATGGCGCCTATGGCCCTGAAATGGCCGAGCTCGCCGAGGCCCGCGGCCTGCCGGTGCTGCGTGTCGGACGCGGCGAGACCGGGCCGCTCCCCGATCTGCAGATAAAAGCGATCCGCCCCGATGCGACCGGCCAGGAATTGCGGCTCTTGTGGCAGGGTAAGCCCTTCCAGGCGCGGCTGGGTCTGACCGGCTCCTTCCAGGCGGAAAATGTCGCCCTGGCGGCGGGCCTTGTCATCGCCTGTGGCGAGAAACCGGACCGCGTGATGGAGGCGCTGCCCGGCCTCAAAGGCGTGCGCGGCCGGATGGAACTGGCAGCGACCCGCAGAAATGGCGCGCCGGTCTATGTCGATTACGCCCATACGCCCGATGCCATCGCCACCGCGCTGCGAGGCCTGCGCCCGCATGTGATGGGCCGCCTGATCGTGGTCTTCGGCGCCGGCGGCGACCGCGACCGCACGAAACGCCCGCTGATGGGCGAGGCTGCACAGGCCAATGCCGATATCCTCTTCGTGACCGACGACAATCCGCGCTCGGAAGAGCCCGCCGCCATTCGCGCCGAGATTATGGCCGCCTGCCCGGAGGCCAATGAGGTCGGTGACCGCGCCGAGGCGATCCTGCGCGCCGTTGACGCGCTTCTCCCTGGCGACGCCCTGCTGATTGCGGGCAAAGGCCATGAAACCGGCCAGATCATCAAAGGCGAAGTCTATCCTTTCGACGATGTCGAACAGGCCTCGGTCGCGACCGCCGCGCTGGACGGGCTGATCTGA
- the mraY gene encoding phospho-N-acetylmuramoyl-pentapeptide-transferase: MLFWLTELSDGGDFFNLFRYITFRAGMAFGTALIFGFIFGRPLINLLRRKQGKGQPIRDDGPQSHFAKAGTPTMGGLLILSALTISTLLWARLDNPYVWIVLLVTLAFGLIGFADDYAKVTKQNTKGVSSRIRFILGLVIAGLAAWAAARFHPEGLTNQLAMPFFKDALINLGIFFVPFGMIVIVGAANAVNLTDGLDGLAIMPVMIAAGTIGVIAYVVGTSTMANYLGVHAVPGTAELVIFASALIGGGLGFLWYNAPPAAVFMGDTGSLALGGALGAMAVCTKHEIVLAIVGGLFVVEALSVIIQVLYYKRTKKRIFLMAPIHHHFEKKGWAEPQIVIRFWIISLILAMIGLATLKVR; encoded by the coding sequence ATGCTTTTCTGGCTGACCGAACTCTCTGACGGGGGCGATTTCTTCAATCTGTTCCGGTATATCACCTTCCGGGCAGGGATGGCTTTCGGCACTGCGCTGATCTTCGGTTTCATCTTCGGGCGTCCGCTGATCAACCTCTTGCGCCGCAAGCAGGGGAAGGGGCAGCCGATCCGCGATGACGGGCCGCAGAGCCATTTCGCGAAAGCCGGCACCCCGACAATGGGGGGGCTCCTGATCCTTTCGGCCCTGACGATTTCGACGCTCCTTTGGGCGCGGCTTGATAATCCTTATGTCTGGATCGTGCTGCTGGTCACGCTGGCCTTCGGCCTGATCGGTTTCGCGGATGACTATGCCAAGGTCACCAAACAGAACACCAAGGGCGTGTCGTCACGTATCCGGTTTATCCTTGGCCTGGTGATCGCGGGCCTTGCGGCCTGGGCGGCGGCGCGGTTCCACCCCGAAGGGCTGACCAATCAGCTGGCCATGCCTTTCTTTAAGGATGCGCTGATCAATCTGGGGATCTTCTTTGTGCCTTTCGGCATGATCGTGATTGTGGGCGCCGCCAATGCGGTGAACCTGACCGACGGGCTGGATGGTCTGGCAATCATGCCGGTGATGATCGCCGCCGGCACGATCGGCGTTATCGCTTATGTGGTCGGCACCTCGACCATGGCGAATTACCTCGGTGTCCATGCCGTGCCGGGTACGGCGGAACTGGTGATCTTCGCCTCGGCGCTGATCGGCGGCGGGCTTGGCTTCCTGTGGTATAATGCGCCGCCCGCAGCGGTGTTCATGGGCGATACCGGCTCGCTCGCGCTTGGCGGCGCTTTGGGCGCGATGGCGGTCTGCACCAAACACGAGATCGTTCTGGCCATCGTCGGCGGCCTTTTCGTGGTCGAGGCGCTGAGCGTGATCATCCAGGTGCTGTACTACAAACGCACCAAAAAACGGATCTTCCTGATGGCGCCGATCCACCACCATTTCGAGAAAAAGGGCTGGGCCGAGCCGCAGATCGTGATCCGCTTCTGGATCATCTCGCTGATCCTCGCGATGATCGGGCTGGCGACGCTGAAGGTGCGCTGA
- the murF gene encoding UDP-N-acetylmuramoyl-tripeptide--D-alanyl-D-alanine ligase — protein sequence MTPLWTSSDAATATGGRTSRDWAATGVSIDTRTLKQGDLFVALAAARDGHDFVAQALEKGAAAALVTHIPEGVSPEAPLLIVPDVLKGLEALGRAARTRTKARVIGVTGSVGKTSTKEMLRAMLSGQGVTHAAEASYNNHWGVPLTLARMPVDSDFAVIEIGMSNPGEIAPLARLARPHVALITTVAPAHMAAFGSIEGIAREKGAIFEGLEPGGTAVINLDLDTTPVLTALAEAAGAQILGFGRARDAAWHLDEVRPGDEITVVRASHDGQMSLFRIASPGAHFAMNALGALASVAALGADPVLAAHDLGRWQPPSGRGTRERIELDVVEETFFDLIDDSFNANPASLAASLDMLIRAKPVDGIGALGAGRRIAVLGDMLELGPQELQLHAAVADHPGLKAVTLIHCVGPRMRELHRALPLAQRGEWVETAAELAGRARALMDPGDILLVKGSKGSKVSLVAEALRRLGTARMKTEGTE from the coding sequence ATGACCCCGCTCTGGACCTCCTCTGATGCCGCAACCGCCACCGGCGGGCGCACCAGCCGCGACTGGGCCGCCACCGGCGTCTCGATCGATACCCGGACACTGAAGCAAGGCGATCTCTTCGTGGCGCTGGCCGCCGCGCGGGATGGCCATGATTTCGTGGCCCAGGCGCTGGAAAAAGGCGCCGCCGCCGCTCTGGTCACCCATATCCCCGAAGGCGTCAGTCCGGAGGCGCCACTCCTGATCGTGCCCGATGTCCTTAAAGGTCTCGAAGCCCTCGGGCGCGCGGCCCGCACCCGCACCAAAGCCCGGGTCATCGGTGTCACCGGTTCTGTCGGCAAGACCTCGACCAAGGAAATGCTGCGCGCCATGCTTTCGGGTCAGGGCGTCACCCATGCGGCGGAAGCCAGCTATAACAACCATTGGGGCGTGCCGCTGACCCTCGCCCGGATGCCGGTCGACAGTGATTTCGCGGTGATCGAGATCGGCATGTCGAACCCGGGCGAGATCGCGCCGCTCGCGCGCCTTGCCCGCCCGCATGTCGCGCTGATCACCACCGTTGCCCCGGCCCATATGGCCGCTTTCGGCTCCATCGAGGGGATCGCCCGCGAAAAAGGCGCGATTTTCGAAGGGCTGGAGCCGGGCGGCACCGCCGTGATCAATCTTGATCTCGACACCACGCCGGTTCTCACCGCGCTGGCAGAAGCCGCCGGCGCGCAGATCCTGGGCTTTGGCCGTGCCAGGGACGCCGCCTGGCATCTCGACGAGGTACGTCCGGGCGATGAGATCACCGTGGTCCGCGCCAGCCATGACGGGCAGATGAGCCTTTTCCGCATCGCCTCGCCCGGCGCGCATTTCGCGATGAACGCGCTTGGTGCGCTGGCCTCGGTCGCGGCGCTCGGCGCCGATCCGGTGCTGGCCGCACATGATCTCGGGCGCTGGCAGCCCCCCTCGGGGCGCGGCACCCGCGAGCGGATCGAGCTCGACGTGGTGGAAGAGACCTTCTTCGATCTGATCGATGACAGTTTCAACGCGAACCCGGCCTCGCTGGCCGCCAGTCTCGACATGCTGATCCGCGCGAAACCGGTTGACGGGATCGGCGCCCTCGGCGCTGGCCGCCGCATCGCAGTTCTCGGCGATATGCTGGAACTTGGCCCGCAGGAATTGCAGCTCCATGCCGCGGTCGCGGATCACCCCGGGCTGAAAGCGGTCACCCTGATCCACTGCGTCGGGCCGCGCATGCGGGAACTTCACCGCGCGCTTCCCCTTGCGCAGCGCGGCGAATGGGTGGAAACGGCGGCGGAACTGGCGGGACGTGCCCGCGCATTGATGGATCCGGGCGATATCCTGCTCGTCAAGGGCTCCAAAGGATCGAAAGTCAGTCTTGTGGCCGAAGCCCTGCGCCGTCTGGGCACTGCCCGCATGAAAACCGAAGGAACCGAGTGA